From the genome of Pseudomonadota bacterium:
TTTTCACGTAATAGGTGCTGTTGTCGGTCATAAAATAACCCATTTCCTTATCGGCACGCATCAGGGTCGGACCCATAAAGGCATGGGTTATGATATACCAGCTACCGGCCGGTTTAATTCCGGCCAAATACCAAATCTTTAGTTCCCGCTTATTGGTACCGGAATTGTCTCCCCGGGAAAAAAATTTGGCCCCGGTTCCGGCAATCATGGTGTATGCTTCTTTGGCTGTTTTCGCTTTTTCAATCCCGGCCGGATCGGATTTCGGTCCGACAATAAAAAACTCATTGGCCCCAAAAACAGTTCGATTAACTGCCCAGCCCTCTGCAACCGCCTTTTTCTCCACCGCCGGAGCATGAACCATGATAACGTCACATTTTCCCGCTTTCATAAAGGCAAGAGAAGCACCACTCCCCTTTTTAAACCAGATCAACCGGCAGTTATTCTCCAAACAAAAGGGAGCTGACAATGCTTTGACCAGCCCCAACGCCCCGGGACTGCCGGTGGCCACCACCAAAGCCGATTCCCCTTGGCCATAAACAGCAGCCGGCTTGCCATGAGCCTCCACCGAAGATGGAACCAGAACAAAAGAAACAAGGATCAAGACCATTGCTACAGAAAGAAAAAACCTTCCCAACCTTTTCATCATTTCACTATACTCCTCATTTTTTCACATTATACTTTTTACAAAATTCCCCATGAAAATTTATATTGCCACTGGAAGAAAACCCAATCAGCCTGCTTGCTTGAAGCCTGCTTTTCGGCAAATTCATCCGGCCAGAAATGACCGTATCCCACCTGTATCTGGTGCCCTTTGAGAAAATCGAACCGGCCGATAAAGTCAAATTCCTTTCCCACTTCATTTCCGGAATTCCCCGTCTTATCACGATAAAACTTTCGATTTAATGACCAGCCATCCTTATCATCATCCAGCCAGAACTGATGAAATTCCGCCTTGCAATACATCCATTTCTTAGGGCGCAGTTCAAGATTGATCTGGGCATCCCTGATATTCTGCCAGCGGAAAAGATTCATCCGCCCGTACATTTTGTCCCGGGCGCCGAAAGCCCCATCAAAGGTCTCATGCCTGGAATCATTTGGATCATGATCTCCGGAACCTAGCGAATATTCGAGGCTGAGCCGCGGATGGTAGGGACATGAAGCAACATTATAGGCCGCGAGAAGATGATAACCATACGCTCGAATAGTATCAGAAGAGAAATCGCCGAACTCACGAATATAGGTGGCATCCAGATCAAATCCCCGCAGATCTTTGACAAATATTCTCATCCCCACATAAGCCGCGTCCAGGTTACCTTTCTTCCCACCTTCATCAACATATTGTCTGTGGGTATCCCGTTTCGTCATTGAAAAGGGTTCAATACAAAGACCCAGGAAATTCTCAGGCAGGGTGAAATGACCATAGGTGCCAAGTGATTCATAAAAATGCCGATGATTAAAACTGAACTGGATGGGCTCATGGACCATGGTCCTGCCGTAAAAAACATCGACAAAACCTTTTTTGAAAGGATAGGTAAGTTTGACCACGTCCCAAATCCACTTTCCCGAATTCCCCCAGGCACCGGGACCGAATACCCGTTTGTCCCCGTAGAACAGTCGCTGTCTTCCCGCCTTGAGAACCAGGGGCAGGGTAAAGGGATTTTTGATTTCCAGATACGTTTCCCAAAGTTCACACCGGTCCTCATTGGGGTTGTGTTCCATATTAACCAAGCCCGAATAAAAATCACGGTCGTGAAATCCACTCCCCCATATCCGCGCATCCTGAACCCACAGGGTAAGGTGCAGGGTTTCATTCGGCCGGTAGTCAAAACCGGCACGAACCCTGCTTAAGAGAAAACCGTCAGTAGCATCACCTTTTGGCGGCTGAGGACCGTAATATTTGAGGTTGAAGTTATTCTGAGACTCAAACCGGAACCGGGTCTCCAGGCCGAATGACAGCTTTTGTGATTCTGCCAGGACAGGAAAAATCCCCAGGAAAAAAGTGATAACCCAAATCGCAATACAACCTAATCCCTTCGGCACCCATT
Proteins encoded in this window:
- a CDS encoding alginate export family protein, with product MKNLKKWVPKGLGCIAIWVITFFLGIFPVLAESQKLSFGLETRFRFESQNNFNLKYYGPQPPKGDATDGFLLSRVRAGFDYRPNETLHLTLWVQDARIWGSGFHDRDFYSGLVNMEHNPNEDRCELWETYLEIKNPFTLPLVLKAGRQRLFYGDKRVFGPGAWGNSGKWIWDVVKLTYPFKKGFVDVFYGRTMVHEPIQFSFNHRHFYESLGTYGHFTLPENFLGLCIEPFSMTKRDTHRQYVDEGGKKGNLDAAYVGMRIFVKDLRGFDLDATYIREFGDFSSDTIRAYGYHLLAAYNVASCPYHPRLSLEYSLGSGDHDPNDSRHETFDGAFGARDKMYGRMNLFRWQNIRDAQINLELRPKKWMYCKAEFHQFWLDDDKDGWSLNRKFYRDKTGNSGNEVGKEFDFIGRFDFLKGHQIQVGYGHFWPDEFAEKQASSKQADWVFFQWQYKFSWGIL
- a CDS encoding substrate-binding domain-containing protein: MMKRLGRFFLSVAMVLILVSFVLVPSSVEAHGKPAAVYGQGESALVVATGSPGALGLVKALSAPFCLENNCRLIWFKKGSGASLAFMKAGKCDVIMVHAPAVEKKAVAEGWAVNRTVFGANEFFIVGPKSDPAGIEKAKTAKEAYTMIAGTGAKFFSRGDNSGTNKRELKIWYLAGIKPAGSWYIITHAFMGPTLMRADKEMGYFMTDNSTYYVKNSKLKHVLPLFKGDPLLVNVYHALMPNPEKYPGRNTKLAQRFISFVASEEGQTIIRTYGVKKYGRPLYQDAETAKKLEN